From a region of the Paraburkholderia hospita genome:
- a CDS encoding cupin domain-containing protein, with the protein MQLQTGNLFSGEARRDGEERIDMLVTGQRLNVERIVSMGHTSPDGFWYDDSRAEWVVLLSGAAVLEFEEDATLQDMRPGDYVLIGPHCRHRVAWTHEQQQTVWLAIYHEP; encoded by the coding sequence ATGCAACTGCAAACGGGCAATCTGTTCAGCGGCGAAGCGAGGCGTGACGGCGAGGAGCGGATCGACATGCTCGTCACGGGACAACGCCTGAACGTGGAGCGCATCGTGTCGATGGGGCATACGAGTCCCGATGGCTTCTGGTACGACGACTCGCGCGCCGAATGGGTCGTGCTGCTGTCGGGCGCGGCCGTGCTCGAGTTCGAGGAAGACGCGACGCTGCAAGATATGCGTCCCGGCGACTATGTGCTGATCGGGCCGCATTGCCGGCATCGGGTTGCGTGGACGCATGAACAGCAGCAGACCGTCTGGCTCGCCATCTATCACGAGCCTTGA
- a CDS encoding glutathione S-transferase — MQLIGMMDSPYVRRVAISLAVLGLPFEHQSVSVFRHFDTFAKINPVVKAPTFIADDGTLLIDSSLILDYLDHLSPPDKRLIPAAPGERLKALSLIGFALAACEKTMQNVYELNLRPAERQHQPWIDRVQTQLFAAYDHLETAIAGREGNGWLLGDRLMQPDITLAVTWRFQQFMLPDLVDPARYPALAAFSRRAEALPEFVATPLE, encoded by the coding sequence ATGCAACTGATCGGCATGATGGATTCGCCGTACGTCCGGCGCGTCGCCATTTCACTCGCGGTGCTCGGCCTGCCGTTCGAGCATCAAAGCGTGTCGGTATTCCGGCACTTCGACACGTTCGCGAAGATCAATCCCGTGGTCAAGGCGCCGACCTTCATCGCCGACGACGGCACGCTGCTGATCGATTCGTCGCTGATCCTCGATTATCTCGACCATCTGAGCCCGCCCGACAAACGCCTGATACCCGCCGCCCCAGGTGAGCGTCTGAAGGCGCTGAGCCTGATCGGCTTCGCACTCGCCGCCTGCGAAAAGACGATGCAAAACGTCTACGAGCTGAACCTGCGTCCCGCCGAGCGCCAGCATCAACCGTGGATCGACCGCGTCCAGACGCAGCTGTTCGCCGCATATGACCATCTGGAAACAGCCATCGCGGGCCGCGAAGGAAACGGCTGGCTGCTGGGCGACCGTCTGATGCAGCCGGACATCACGCTGGCCGTCACGTGGCGATTCCAGCAGTTCATGCTGCCCGATCTCGTCGATCCCGCACGTTACCCGGCGCTTGCCGCGTTCTCGAGGCGTGCCGAAGCGTTGCCGGAATTCGTCGCCACGCCGCTCGAATGA
- a CDS encoding oxidative damage protection protein, whose protein sequence is MTRMVQCMKLGKEAEGLDFPPLPGELGKRIYESISKEAWQQWLKQQTMLINENRLNMADPRARQYLMKQTEKFFFGEGADQATGYVPPSES, encoded by the coding sequence ATGACTCGCATGGTTCAATGCATGAAGCTCGGCAAGGAAGCCGAAGGCCTCGATTTCCCGCCGCTGCCGGGCGAACTCGGCAAGCGGATCTACGAGAGCATTTCGAAGGAAGCATGGCAGCAATGGCTCAAGCAGCAGACCATGCTGATCAACGAAAACCGCCTGAACATGGCCGATCCGCGCGCACGCCAGTATCTGATGAAGCAGACGGAGAAGTTTTTCTTCGGCGAAGGCGCCGATCAGGCAACGGGCTACGTGCCGCCGTCGGAAAGCTGA
- a CDS encoding FAD-containing oxidoreductase, with protein sequence MPQHFDAIVIGTGQGGSPLAVRLAENGRKTAVIERDKFGGTCVNVGCTPTKAYVASARTAHVARRAADYGVRIAGDVSVDLAQVKARKDKIIGQSRDGVEKWLRNTGNLTVFKGHARFTGAHALTVTDPESGNVLAELQADDIFINTGTRAVIPKLEGLERIRYHTNSTLLDLTDLPAHLAIVGGSYIALEFAQVFRRFGSRVTVIVRGDRVLTREDEDFARNVQKVLTREGIEFRFGAEPSLVEPLHESGDGVRVFFGADAAPLEASHLLFATGRRPNTDDLGLDAAGVNVDRHGTIPVDGQLRTNVPGVWAIGDANGRGAFTHTSYDDYQIVSANLFDGGKRSVDDRIMAYAVFVDPPLARVGMSEHEVRESGRDALIATMPMTRVGRAREKGETDGFMKVLVDNASKQILGATIYGVDGDEAIHTFIDIMTARAPYATLQFAMHIHPTISELVPTLLDGLAPLK encoded by the coding sequence ATGCCACAGCATTTCGACGCCATCGTGATCGGCACGGGACAGGGCGGTTCGCCGCTCGCCGTGCGTCTTGCGGAAAACGGCCGCAAGACGGCCGTCATCGAACGCGACAAGTTCGGCGGGACCTGTGTGAACGTCGGCTGCACGCCGACCAAGGCGTATGTGGCGAGCGCGCGCACCGCGCATGTCGCGCGCCGCGCGGCCGATTACGGTGTGCGCATCGCGGGCGATGTCAGCGTCGATCTGGCGCAGGTGAAGGCGCGCAAGGACAAGATCATCGGCCAGTCGCGCGACGGCGTCGAAAAGTGGCTGCGCAACACCGGGAATCTCACCGTCTTCAAAGGCCATGCGCGTTTCACCGGCGCGCATGCGCTCACCGTCACCGATCCCGAAAGCGGTAACGTGCTGGCCGAACTGCAGGCCGACGACATCTTCATCAACACAGGCACGCGCGCCGTCATTCCGAAGCTCGAAGGACTCGAGCGCATCCGTTATCACACGAACTCGACGCTGCTCGATCTGACCGACTTGCCCGCGCATCTGGCCATCGTCGGCGGCAGTTATATCGCGCTCGAATTCGCGCAGGTGTTCCGCCGCTTCGGCAGCCGCGTGACGGTGATCGTGCGTGGCGATCGCGTGCTCACGCGCGAGGACGAAGACTTTGCTCGTAACGTGCAGAAAGTGCTCACGCGCGAGGGCATCGAATTCCGCTTTGGCGCCGAGCCCTCACTCGTCGAGCCGTTGCACGAGAGTGGTGACGGCGTGCGCGTGTTCTTCGGCGCCGATGCCGCGCCACTCGAAGCATCGCATCTGCTGTTCGCAACAGGCCGCCGCCCGAATACCGACGATCTCGGTCTCGACGCGGCCGGCGTCAACGTCGACAGGCACGGCACGATTCCCGTCGACGGGCAATTGCGCACGAATGTCCCCGGTGTGTGGGCGATCGGCGACGCAAACGGGCGCGGCGCGTTCACGCATACGTCTTACGACGATTATCAGATCGTGTCGGCGAACCTGTTCGACGGCGGCAAGCGCAGTGTCGATGACCGGATCATGGCGTACGCCGTGTTCGTCGATCCGCCGCTAGCGCGCGTCGGCATGTCCGAGCACGAGGTGCGCGAGAGCGGCCGCGATGCGCTGATCGCGACGATGCCGATGACGCGCGTCGGCCGGGCACGCGAGAAGGGCGAGACGGACGGCTTCATGAAAGTGCTCGTCGACAACGCGTCGAAGCAGATACTCGGCGCGACGATCTACGGCGTCGACGGCGACGAAGCGATTCATACGTTCATCGACATCATGACGGCGCGCGCGCCGTACGCGACGCTGCAGTTCGCGATGCATATCCACCCGACGATCAGCGAGCTGGTCCCAACGCTGCTCGACGGCCTCGCGCCGCTGAAGTGA
- the argA gene encoding amino-acid N-acetyltransferase, whose product MNSQTDLVPTPASSPASSSDSEAMLQHAQFVDWMRSVAPYIHAFRNKTFVVGFGGEVVHQGLLNALVSDIALLQAMGIQIVLVHGSRPQVEEQMSLHGVESEFSHGMRITNARALESAKEAAGEVRLDIEAAISQGLPNTPMAHAHISVVSGNFVTARPVGILDGVDFQHTGVVRKIDAESIRQTLSSGKIVLLSPLGFSPTGEAFNLAMEDVASAAAIALRADKIVFLTETEGLLDEEGALIRELSLDDAYRLHEGGAVTGDAGFYLKHSIRACRGGVARSHIIPYALDGSLLLELFLHDGVGTMISYENLESLREATPDDVGGILTLIEPLESDGTLVRRGRHQIERDIDHFSVIEHDGVLFGCAALYPYPTERIGEMACLTVSPEAQGSGDGERLLKRIEQRARARGLTRIFVLTTRTEHWFLKRGFVKVTVDDLPEDRRRLYNWQRKSLVLMKQL is encoded by the coding sequence ATGAATTCCCAAACCGACCTCGTCCCCACGCCCGCCAGCTCGCCGGCTTCGTCCAGCGACTCGGAAGCCATGCTGCAGCACGCGCAATTCGTCGACTGGATGCGATCGGTCGCGCCGTATATCCACGCGTTCCGAAACAAGACGTTTGTCGTCGGCTTCGGCGGCGAGGTCGTGCATCAGGGGCTGCTCAACGCGCTCGTGTCCGATATCGCGCTGTTGCAGGCGATGGGTATCCAGATCGTGCTCGTACACGGCTCGCGTCCGCAAGTGGAAGAGCAGATGAGCCTGCACGGCGTCGAATCCGAGTTTTCGCACGGCATGCGCATCACCAATGCGCGCGCGCTCGAATCCGCGAAGGAAGCGGCGGGCGAAGTGCGTCTCGACATCGAGGCCGCGATCAGCCAGGGCTTGCCGAACACGCCGATGGCGCACGCGCACATCAGCGTGGTGTCGGGCAACTTCGTGACGGCGCGGCCCGTCGGCATTCTCGACGGGGTCGATTTCCAGCATACGGGCGTGGTGCGCAAGATCGATGCCGAGTCGATCCGCCAGACGCTTTCGAGCGGCAAGATCGTGCTGCTCTCACCGCTCGGCTTCTCGCCGACGGGCGAAGCGTTCAACCTGGCGATGGAAGACGTCGCCTCGGCCGCCGCGATCGCGCTGCGCGCCGACAAGATCGTGTTTCTCACCGAAACGGAAGGCCTGCTCGACGAAGAAGGCGCGCTGATCCGCGAGTTGTCGCTGGACGACGCGTACCGCCTGCATGAAGGCGGCGCAGTGACGGGCGATGCTGGTTTCTATCTGAAGCACTCCATTCGCGCGTGCCGCGGCGGCGTCGCGCGTTCGCACATCATTCCGTACGCGCTCGACGGCAGCCTGCTGCTGGAACTGTTCTTGCACGATGGCGTCGGCACGATGATCTCGTACGAGAACCTCGAAAGCCTGCGCGAGGCGACGCCGGACGACGTCGGCGGCATTCTCACGCTGATCGAGCCGCTCGAAAGCGACGGCACGCTGGTGCGGCGCGGGCGTCACCAGATCGAGCGCGACATCGACCATTTCTCGGTGATCGAGCACGATGGCGTGCTGTTCGGCTGCGCGGCGCTGTATCCGTATCCGACGGAGCGCATAGGCGAGATGGCGTGCCTGACGGTCTCGCCGGAAGCACAAGGCTCGGGCGACGGCGAACGGCTGCTCAAACGCATCGAACAGCGCGCGCGGGCGCGCGGGCTGACGCGTATCTTCGTGCTGACGACACGCACCGAACACTGGTTCCTCAAGCGCGGCTTCGTGAAGGTCACGGTCGATGACCTGCCCGAAGACCGCCGCCGCCTCTACAACTGGCAGCGCAAGTCGCTCGTGCTGATGAAACAGCTCTGA
- a CDS encoding type II toxin-antitoxin system RelE family toxin codes for MTIYKLQFLESAQKEWSKLDNTVRSQLKRKLAERLENPRVESARLSTMPDCYKIKLAASGYRLVYQVADRTVTVTVISVGKRERSAVYAAAIARLM; via the coding sequence TTGACGATCTATAAACTGCAGTTTCTTGAATCTGCCCAAAAGGAATGGAGCAAGCTCGATAACACGGTCCGTTCGCAGTTAAAACGCAAGCTGGCCGAACGGCTGGAGAATCCGCGAGTCGAGTCGGCACGGCTGAGCACGATGCCAGACTGCTACAAAATCAAGCTTGCTGCATCGGGTTACAGACTGGTGTATCAGGTTGCGGACCGTACCGTGACGGTCACGGTGATTTCCGTTGGCAAGCGCGAAAGAAGCGCAGTCTATGCTGCAGCAATTGCGCGTCTGATGTGA
- the proP gene encoding glycine betaine/L-proline transporter ProP translates to MTASSNGFWRHKNKDNSLTLDDITVVDNSLLKRAVGAMALGNAMEWFDFGVYSYIAVTLGKVFFPSSSPSAQLIATFGTFAAAFVVRPIGGMVFGPLGDRIGRQRVLAMTMIMMAVGTFAIGLIPSYGSIGILAPALLLVARLVQGFSTGGEYGGAATFIAEFATDRRRGFAGSFLEFGTLVGYILGAGTVAVLTATLSQEALLSWGWRVPFFIAGPLGLVGLYIRMKLEETPAFKKEAEAREADEKSRPQQTFVELLAQQWKPLLLCVGLVLIFNVTDYMALSYLPSYLSATLHFNESHGLFLVLLVMVLMMPMTLYAGHLSDKIGRKPVMLFGCVGLFVLSIPALLLIRMGTVLPVFSGLLILGALLSTFTGVMPSSLPALFPTKIRYGALAIGFNVSVSLFGGTTPLVAAWLVDRTGNLMMPAYYLMGASIIGIVSVLALRETARKPLLGSGPCVATRAEAHAVLRGEREAEELDEAYAAAMTARA, encoded by the coding sequence TTGACCGCTTCCAGCAACGGTTTCTGGCGACATAAGAACAAAGACAATAGCCTGACTCTCGACGACATCACGGTCGTCGACAATTCCCTTCTCAAACGTGCCGTCGGCGCCATGGCGCTCGGCAACGCAATGGAATGGTTCGATTTCGGCGTGTACAGCTACATCGCCGTCACCCTCGGCAAAGTGTTCTTCCCGTCGAGCAGCCCGTCGGCGCAGTTGATCGCGACCTTCGGCACGTTCGCCGCCGCATTCGTCGTGCGCCCGATCGGCGGCATGGTGTTCGGGCCGCTTGGCGACCGGATCGGCCGTCAGCGTGTGCTCGCGATGACGATGATCATGATGGCCGTCGGCACCTTCGCGATCGGTCTGATCCCGAGCTATGGTTCGATCGGCATTCTCGCGCCCGCGCTGCTGCTCGTCGCGCGTCTCGTGCAGGGCTTCTCGACGGGCGGAGAGTATGGTGGCGCCGCTACCTTTATCGCCGAGTTCGCGACGGATCGCCGCCGTGGCTTCGCGGGGAGCTTCCTCGAGTTCGGCACGCTGGTCGGCTATATCCTCGGTGCAGGCACGGTTGCCGTGCTGACGGCGACGCTGTCGCAGGAAGCGCTGTTGTCGTGGGGCTGGCGTGTGCCGTTCTTCATCGCCGGTCCGCTGGGTCTTGTCGGCCTGTATATCCGCATGAAGCTCGAAGAGACGCCTGCGTTCAAGAAGGAAGCGGAAGCGCGTGAAGCGGATGAGAAGTCGCGTCCGCAGCAGACATTCGTGGAGCTGCTCGCGCAGCAGTGGAAGCCCTTGCTCCTGTGCGTTGGCCTCGTGCTGATCTTCAACGTGACCGACTACATGGCGTTGTCGTATCTGCCGAGCTACCTGTCGGCGACACTGCACTTCAACGAATCGCACGGTCTGTTCCTCGTGCTGCTCGTGATGGTGCTGATGATGCCGATGACGCTCTACGCTGGCCACCTGTCGGACAAGATCGGCCGCAAGCCCGTCATGCTGTTCGGTTGCGTGGGTCTGTTCGTGCTGTCGATTCCGGCGCTGCTGCTGATCCGCATGGGCACGGTCCTGCCCGTATTCAGCGGCCTTCTGATTCTCGGCGCGTTGCTGTCGACGTTCACGGGCGTGATGCCGTCATCGCTGCCTGCCCTCTTCCCGACGAAGATCCGTTACGGCGCGCTGGCGATCGGTTTCAACGTGTCGGTGTCGCTGTTCGGTGGCACGACGCCGCTGGTCGCGGCATGGCTGGTCGATCGCACCGGCAATCTGATGATGCCCGCGTACTACCTGATGGGCGCATCGATCATCGGTATCGTCTCCGTGCTCGCGCTGCGCGAGACGGCTCGCAAGCCGCTGCTCGGCTCGGGTCCGTGCGTCGCGACGCGCGCGGAAGCGCATGCCGTGCTGCGCGGCGAGCGTGAAGCCGAGGAACTCGATGAAGCATATGCAGCCGCCATGACGGCGCGTGCATAA
- a CDS encoding TMEM175 family protein, which translates to MGKGRIEAFSDGVIAIIITIMVLELKVPEGFDLESLRPVIPVFLAYVLSFLYVGIYWNNHHHMFHAVQKVTGGVLWANLHLLFWLSLMPATTHWIGESHLAAWPTALYGLDLFMCAMAYFILAHVLIRQHGPDSTLARALGHDRKGKLSVVIYLSGVVFAFIAPWVSVALYTFCAFMWLVPDSRIEQLVKE; encoded by the coding sequence ATGGGTAAAGGACGAATCGAAGCCTTCAGCGATGGCGTGATCGCAATCATCATCACGATCATGGTTCTCGAACTCAAAGTGCCGGAGGGCTTCGATCTCGAATCGTTGCGCCCCGTGATCCCCGTCTTTCTCGCCTACGTGCTGAGCTTTCTCTACGTCGGGATCTACTGGAACAATCATCATCACATGTTCCATGCCGTGCAGAAGGTGACGGGCGGCGTGTTGTGGGCGAACCTGCATTTGCTGTTCTGGCTGTCGCTGATGCCCGCCACTACGCACTGGATCGGCGAAAGCCATCTGGCCGCGTGGCCGACTGCGCTATACGGCCTCGATCTCTTCATGTGCGCGATGGCGTACTTCATTCTCGCGCACGTGCTGATCCGTCAGCACGGCCCGGACTCGACGCTCGCGCGCGCGCTTGGCCACGACCGCAAGGGCAAGCTGTCCGTCGTGATCTATCTGTCGGGCGTGGTGTTCGCGTTTATCGCGCCGTGGGTGTCGGTGGCGCTCTATACGTTCTGCGCATTCATGTGGCTCGTGCCCGACAGCCGCATCGAACAGCTCGTCAAGGAATAG
- a CDS encoding type II toxin-antitoxin system Phd/YefM family antitoxin, translating to MESILARTSIGISELKVNPTAAIEQADGPVAVLNRNKPVAYLIPAAEWEAICERLEDIELAEIVRARSGEKAVSVNLDDL from the coding sequence ATGGAAAGCATTCTTGCGCGCACTTCAATCGGCATCAGCGAGCTCAAGGTCAACCCGACGGCAGCAATTGAGCAGGCAGACGGTCCGGTCGCGGTGCTGAATCGAAACAAGCCGGTCGCGTACCTGATCCCTGCGGCCGAATGGGAAGCGATTTGCGAGCGACTCGAAGATATCGAGCTGGCGGAGATCGTCAGGGCGCGAAGCGGCGAGAAAGCCGTGAGCGTAAATCTTGACGATCTATAA
- a CDS encoding metallophosphoesterase family protein, translated as MTTRRTQSSRIGLISDTHNLVRPEALAWLAGCDAIVHAGDICNQAVLDALAAIAPLTVVRGNNDTGAWAASIPTHATLDVQQVKIFVVHDIADVPRNLHDESVRVVVTGHSHKPLIVERDGVLFVNPGSAGPRRFKLPISAGMLTIDGAHVEATLQTLTP; from the coding sequence ATGACGACGCGTCGCACGCAATCTTCCCGCATCGGTCTGATTTCGGACACGCACAATCTCGTGCGTCCCGAGGCGCTGGCGTGGCTCGCGGGATGCGACGCAATCGTTCACGCGGGCGACATCTGCAATCAGGCGGTGCTCGATGCGCTCGCGGCCATTGCGCCGTTGACGGTCGTGCGCGGCAACAACGACACGGGCGCATGGGCGGCGTCGATTCCGACGCACGCGACGCTCGATGTGCAACAGGTCAAGATCTTCGTCGTTCACGATATCGCCGACGTGCCGCGTAATCTGCATGACGAGAGCGTGCGCGTCGTCGTGACGGGGCATTCGCACAAGCCGCTGATCGTCGAGCGCGACGGCGTGCTGTTCGTCAATCCCGGCAGCGCGGGACCGCGCCGTTTCAAGCTGCCGATTTCAGCGGGCATGTTGACGATCGACGGCGCGCATGTCGAAGCCACGCTGCAGACGCTGACGCCATAA